From Vanrija pseudolonga chromosome 1, complete sequence, a single genomic window includes:
- the GOT1 gene encoding Protein transport protein GOT1 — protein sequence MWLSDRQKIGVGLVAAGVFLQFLAILLFFDRPLLALGNVSSCAPARPLTPQILFLTGLPLIIGPTRTFYFFSRREKWRGTVCFFGGIILVFAKWPKIGILVEFVGFIGLFGSFFPVVLQALRQIPVIGSFLSLPYIRQAADRLAGVRQSAV from the exons ATGTGGCTCAGCGACAGGCAAA agatcggcgtcggcctcgtggcTGCCGGCGTGTTCCTCCAGTTCCTCG CcatcctcctcttcttcgaCCGCCCCCTCCTGGCACTGGGTAACGTGAGTAGCTGTGCccctgcccgcccgctcaCCCCCCAGATCCTCTTCCTCACCGGCCTGCCGCTCATCATCGGCCCCACGCGGACGTTCTACTTCTTCTCACGGCGCGAGAAGTGGCGCGGCACCGTGTGCTTCTTCGGCGGCAT CATTTTGGTGTTTGCAAAGTGGCCCAAGATTGGGATTCTCGTCGAGTTTGTGGGCTTTATCGGGCTATTCGG CTCCTTCTTCCCCGTCGTCCTGCAGGCGCTCAGGCAAATACCCGTCATTGGATCCTTCCTCTCGCTGCCCTACATCAGACAG GCTGCCGACCGGCTCGCGGGCGTCAGACAGAGCGCAGTTTAG